The following proteins come from a genomic window of Leptospira neocaledonica:
- a CDS encoding sensor histidine kinase has protein sequence MKVSILLVDDHGDNLQVMEHILKSPELNLIKAGSGEEALKALLDEPEEVALIFMDVRMPGMDGFEAAALIRQREKCAKIPIIFLTAYANNETGMFKGYSLGAVDFLVKPTAPEILRSKAAVFVDLHKKNKILRIQEELLRQSHDELEVRVEERTFELHRVNNELMTEIAERKRAEEALTASLKEKEVLLREIHHRVKNNLQIVSSILSLQGNYITDRKSLEMFQDCQSRIKSIALIHELLYQNEDLAHTDFQEYLNSLVTNLLRTYRVNSRIRFEIHAESVHLTLDTAIHCGLIVTELVTNSLKYGFRERDEGTIQISITSKYDEYSLTVEDDGVGFPEEIDYRQTDSLGLQLVNTLTHQIDGSLILDRSKGTKFTLVFRERSRVRK, from the coding sequence ATGAAAGTAAGTATCTTACTCGTAGATGACCATGGGGATAATCTACAGGTAATGGAGCATATTCTCAAGAGCCCTGAATTAAATTTGATTAAGGCGGGCTCCGGAGAAGAGGCATTAAAGGCGCTATTAGACGAACCGGAAGAAGTGGCATTAATCTTCATGGACGTAAGAATGCCTGGAATGGACGGCTTTGAAGCGGCAGCATTGATCCGACAGAGGGAAAAATGCGCCAAGATTCCGATTATCTTTCTTACCGCTTACGCGAATAATGAAACCGGAATGTTCAAGGGATATTCTTTGGGAGCTGTGGACTTCTTAGTAAAACCAACAGCGCCCGAGATACTCAGATCCAAGGCTGCAGTATTCGTAGACTTACATAAGAAAAATAAAATATTAAGGATCCAGGAGGAGTTATTAAGACAAAGTCATGACGAGTTAGAAGTTCGTGTAGAAGAAAGAACCTTCGAGCTGCATAGAGTAAATAACGAATTGATGACTGAGATAGCTGAACGAAAAAGAGCGGAAGAAGCATTAACAGCATCCTTAAAGGAAAAAGAAGTTTTACTCAGGGAGATACATCATAGGGTAAAAAATAACCTTCAGATCGTTTCTAGTATTCTCAGCCTGCAAGGGAATTACATAACGGATCGTAAGTCTCTGGAAATGTTCCAAGACTGCCAATCCAGAATCAAGTCCATAGCTCTGATTCATGAGTTATTATATCAAAACGAGGATTTGGCACATACTGATTTCCAAGAATATCTAAACAGTTTGGTTACCAATCTTCTGAGGACCTATAGAGTAAATTCTAGGATACGATTCGAAATACATGCGGAATCTGTTCATTTGACATTGGATACCGCGATTCATTGTGGTCTGATCGTTACAGAGTTAGTCACCAATTCGCTGAAATACGGATTTAGGGAAAGGGATGAAGGGACGATCCAAATTTCTATTACATCAAAATATGATGAGTATTCTTTGACTGTAGAAGATGACGGGGTAGGTTTTCCGGAAGAAATTGACTATCGACAAACGGATTCTTTGGGTTTACAATTGGTCAATACTTTGACGCATCAAATAGATGGAAGTTTGATCTTGGATAGAAGTAAAGGTACAAAGTTCACCTTAGTCTTTCGAGAAAGGAGCCGAGTCCGAAAATGA
- a CDS encoding response regulator, translated as MISSEAKILIVEDESIVAKDILSKLSDLGYDFVSIASTGNEALRKVYLDKPDLLLMDIMLSRGNYDGIETVQEILDKMDLPVIYLTAYADESTLLRSKPTRPYGYLLKPFQTKELQIAIEIALNKHGLDKKRKRERKNMSAILHGVKDLIKTSSEEAGV; from the coding sequence ATGATTTCCAGCGAAGCAAAAATACTGATCGTAGAAGACGAGAGCATCGTAGCTAAAGATATACTCAGTAAATTGTCAGATCTTGGTTATGATTTTGTAAGCATCGCTTCTACTGGGAATGAGGCATTAAGAAAAGTTTATTTAGATAAACCGGACCTTCTTCTCATGGACATCATGTTATCTAGGGGAAATTATGATGGGATAGAAACAGTCCAGGAAATTTTGGATAAGATGGATCTACCGGTAATCTATCTAACGGCTTATGCGGATGAATCTACTCTTCTGCGCAGCAAGCCCACAAGACCCTACGGGTATTTATTGAAACCATTTCAGACCAAAGAATTGCAGATAGCGATAGAAATCGCTTTGAACAAACATGGGCTGGATAAAAAAAGAAAAAGGGAAAGAAAAAATATGTCCGCCATACTGCACGGTGTAAAAGATCTTATCAAAACTTCCTCGGAAGAAGCCGGTGTTTGA